Part of the Flavobacterium alkalisoli genome is shown below.
TAAGAACCTGCAACTACGACCTGAGTGCTGCCAATATAAAAAGCGGTAAGTTTAAGGTTTGCCTGGAATATCACATAGGTAACTGTAAAGGTCCTTGTGAGGGTTACCAGTCGCTGGAAGAATATCAAAGTAATGTAAATGCGGTAAGGGAAATACTTAAAGGTAATTTTAAGGAGAGTCTTAAGGATTTTAAAAAACTGATGCATGAGCTGGCTGCCGATATGCAGTTTGAGGAGGCACAAAAAATAAAGGATAAAATAGATGTGCTGGAAAACTACCAGTCACGTTCTACTGTATTTAATCCTAAGATTTCAAATGTAGATGTGTTTACCATAGTTTCGGATGAGACCATGGCTTATGTAAACTTCATTCAGGTGTCGCATGGGGCTATTATCCGTTCGCATACAATGGATATAAAGAAAAAACTCGATGAAAGCGATGAGGAGCTACTAGAGCTGGCGGTTGTGGAGCTTAGGGAACGTTTCGGACTTAGATCAAGAGAGATATTACTGCCTTTTGAACTTGACCTTGGAGATAATGTAAAGGTAACAGTACCTAAACTGGGAGATAAGAAGCAAATATTAGATTTGTCTGAACGTAATGCCCGTTTTTACCGCATGGATCAGCTTAAGCAAATAAAGATTGTAGATCCTGACAGGCATACCAACCGTATTATGGCGCAGATGAAAAAAGGCCTTCGTTTGCCTGAGGAGCCAAGGCATATAGAATGTTTTGATAACTCAAACATTCAGGGTACTAATCCGGTATCTGCCTGCGTTGTGTTTAAAGACGGAAAACCGAGTAAGAAAGACTATCGTCATTTTAATATAAAAACTGTTGAAGGCCCTAACGATTTTGCTTCAATGGAAGAGGTGGTTTACAGACGATATAAGCGTTTGATGGATGAAAACGAGCCATTGCCGCAGCTTATAATTATTGACGGAGGTAAGGGCCAGCTTTCCTCTGCATTAAAAAGCCTGGATGCGTTAGGATTACGCGGAAAAATCACTATATTGGGAATAGCGAAAAGACTTGAGGAAATCTTTTATCCGGGCGACTCTGTGCCGCTTTATCTGGATAAGAAATCGGAAACCTTAAAGATTATCCAGCACCTTAGGAATGAGGCGCACCGTTTTGGTATAAACTTCCATAGGGATAAGCGTAGCAAAGGTGCTCTTCAAACGTCTATGGAAAGCATACCGGGTATAGGCGAAAAAACTATGGTTACGCTTTTAAAAGAATTTAAATCGGTAAAAAGGCTCACTGCCGCTTCTGAAGAAGATATTGCTAAAGTGGTGGGGCCGTCTAAAGCTAAAAAAATTACAGAATTTTATAAAAATAAGTAAGTAATGAAACGTCCACTCCTTCTCCTGTTATGCCTTTTGTCAGTCCATGTAATAATGGCGCAGGAAGAGGATACCTTACAGCCGAAAAAGCCAAAAATAGGGGTAGTATTAAGTGGAGGAGGCGCTAAAGGATTAGCCCATATAGGGGCCCTTAAGGTGCTTGAAGAAGCGGGTGTTGAAATATCCTACATAGGCGGTACCAGTATGGGTGCCATAATAGGGGGATTGTATGCCTCGGGCTATAGTGCCAAACAGCTTGATTCCATTTTTCAGAATGTGGATTCCGATGCTTTACTTCGTGATTTTACCCCCAGGGGTTCTAAAAACTTTTTTGAGAAACGTAATGATGAGATTTATGCATTAACCCTTCCGTTTAAAAATTTTAAACTCGGGTTCCCTACAGCCGTATCTAAAGGTCTTTATAACTATGCTATTATAAACCGCCTTACCAATCATGTAAGGCATATAAGGGATTTTAATAATCTCCCTATTCCTTTTGTGTGTATTGCAACTAATATAGAAACCGGAGAGGAAGTTGTTCTTCATGAAGGTGTTTTGCCGGATGCCATATTAGCAAGTGGGGCTTTTCCATCATTATATTATCCGGTAGAGATAGACGGTAAATTGCTTATTGATGGCGGTGTAAGCAATAACTATCCTGTTGAGGAGGTGAAGAAGATGGGAGCCGATATAATTATAGGGATTGATGTACAGGACGGCCTTAAGTCCCGTGATGAAATTAAGGGCGCTACCGGAATTCTGGTACAGATAAATAACTACCAGATGATTGAAAAGATGGTGAAGAAACGAAAAGAGACTGATGTGTATATAAAACCCGATATTTCAGGCTATTCGGTTATTTCGTTTGATCAGGGAAGGGAAATTATAGATGAGGGCGAAAAGGCGGCTGTAAAGATGTGGGATACAATAAGAAAATACGGTTCAGGCAGGCCAATTGTAAAAGAGAAACCAAAAACCGAAGACACGCTGAATATTGAATATATTAAAGTAAACAGTCTTAAGTATTACAATAAGTCATATGTAGTGGGTAAACTTAGGATTAAAGCAGGATCTAAAGTAACTTACAAAAAGCTTGATGAAGGTATAAGCAGCCTTAACGCGACGCAAAACTTTAATGCTATATCTTATTGCTTTGATAAAGGGCCTAATGGCGAGGATGTACTTAATATGCATCTTGAAGAAAACCCTATTAACCGCTACCTTAAGTTCGGTTTGCATTATGATGGACTTTATAAGAGTGCTGTACTGGTAAATCTTACCCAGAAAAAACTTCTGTTTCAAAATGATGTGGCATCGCTGGATGTTATACTAGGAGATCATTTCCGTTACAATTTTGATTATTATCTTGACAATGGTTTCCACATAAGTTATGGTTTCCATTCCAGATACAGTAATTTTAACCGTAATATTTCTGCTGAATATAACGAAGGAGAGTTTTTAAGAGCATTTGGGGTTAATGCCCTTAATCTTGACTTTACCGATTTTACAAACAGGGCCTATCTTCAAACCATTTTTACCCAAAAATTCCTTATAGGTGGTGGGGCAGAGCTTAAACACCTGAAAATACAGAGTGAAACGGTAAACAGTGCCGATCATATTTTTGATGATAGTGATTACTTTTCTCTTTATGGCTATTTAAAGTATGACTCCTATGATAACAAGTATTTCCCTAAAAAAGGATGGTATTTTTCGGGAGAGGCAAAAACCTTCCTATTCTCCTCTGATTATAACGAGATTTTTGGGCGTTTCAGCATCTTTAAAGCCGATATGGGTATAGTTAAGGAAGTGTTGCCTAAATTATCCATAGAGCTGCGAACAGAAGGAGGATTTACCGTTACGAGTGATGCTACAGTACCTTTCTTTGAATTTATTTTGGGAGGATATGGTTATTATATGACCAATAATTTCCGACACTTTTTTGGATATGATTTCCTTAGTCTTTCAGGAGACAGCTATATTAAAGGTACAGCAATTATGGATTATGAGATTTTCAGGAAAAACCATATCAATTTTACGGCAAACTATGCCAATATAGGACACAGGATTTATGATGAGGGTAACATCTTCTCTGTACCTCAATATTCGGGTTATGCTTTTGGATATGGTATGGAAACCATTATAGGGCCAATAGAGATAAAACACAGCTGGTCTCCCGATACCAGAAATCACTATACCTGGTTTAGCGTAGGATTCTGGTTCTAAAATAAAAGCCAAAAGGCAGGATTAATTATCCTGCCTTTGTGTTTCATTATCATTTTCTGAGTAGGAGTCCGGCTCCTGTTTTGGTTTTGTGGTTAAAACCTTATAGAAAAAATATGCTGTTATGGCAATTACAATTCCCTGTGCACATGCCATTATTATTATTGCTTCTGTTTTCATACTGTTGCCCTCCCTTCTTTAACTCGTTTTAAATATGCTCTGTAAACCACTACACATATAAAGATAAATAAAGTTATCAATAATAGCCTGCCCAGTGTTTTATACATTACATTGTTTGTAAACTTACCTTCGGCAATTTTGTCTTTAGGTTTTACAACATCACCTTTATTAACTACTGTATGCTGGTCACCTTTAAAAGAGTATGTTTTAAAGTCGGTATACTTTACGGTAGTTAAGCTGCTTTGTGCTTTGTTAAACACTTTTCTTTCATTATCAAAAGCAATTTTTACAAAGTTTGGTGCAACAGAGTCTACCACGCCAAATTCTGCAGTGCTGCCATAGCTCTCTGCATAGTAGGCATCGGCAAACCATTCCTTGTTGTTTGTATCTGCGTCAGTTGCTTTGTTTACTATATCCGGTATACTTGCAATAAGTACCCATCCTAAAAGACCCGGCGTTACAACAAGTATGATGTATTTAAATATAACTGGCACTTTAATATCGGCACCAAGGTTAATTTCTTCCCAACCTCTTTTAATACCAAATATCCAAGCAAATAATACTGTTTCAAGGAAAGCAAACACCACAAGGCTTACAGTTCCTGCCCAGTAATCATATTCATCAAATACACCTTCTTTAAAGAAAATTACTGTTGGTAATCCCATGATAAGGGCAATAAGCCCGAAAGACCATGCGCCTTTCTTGTTTTTCCAGCCAAACTCGTCGCGCATAAAGCCTATCCATGGCGTACCCATAGCCAGAGATGAGGTAATTCCGGCAAAGAACAATAGTCCGAACCAGAAGATTCCGGCAAAAATGGCTAATACATCACCCCATTGCTGGAAGAGGTAAGGCATGGTTTGGAACGCCATACCAAAGCCTGCGTTTTGAAGTACCCAGTCAAGGCCAAGATAACCTGCTGCGATAGGTATTACTATAGAGCTACCCAGTACAACCTCTACAAATTCGTTCATGAAACCGGCAGAAACTGCATTTAAGGCGATATCGTCTTTAGATTTTATATAAGCTGCATAGCAGTGAACAGTACCCATACCTACAGATAGGGTAAAGAATATCTGTCCGGCGGCAGCGAGCCACACTTTAGGATTCCAGAGAGAGTCAAACTGTGGTGTCCACAAGAAGTTAAGTCCGTCCCAGGCATTGGCATTAGGGAATAATGCCGAAGCACCGTCTGTACCTAATGTTAAGCCTTTAATAGCCAGTACAACACCAAATAAAATAAGTAGCGGCATACCTATTTTAGCTACTTTTTCTATACCGCCAAGGCCTTTAGATAATATGTATGTGTTTAAAAGTAAGCATATTATGTAGAAAACAACAGCCTCAAAAGGGATTCCTGTTGTGCTTTTTGCTATTGTGGTATAGGTATCAAAAAATCCTGCAACATCTGACTGATTCATTCCGTTGAAAGTTCCCGATACGGAATGGTATACATAAGACATAGTCCAGGATTCGATATAACAATAATAGGAAGCGACAGCAATATTGGTAAAGATACCGAAGACACCAATATATTTCCATATTCGGCCCTTAGCCATGGTGTCAAGAATATAAGGGGTACTGTGATTGCCAAACCTTCCGCCAAAACGGCCTGTAGACCATTCTATAAAAAGTAGCGGTATTCCCATTACTACAAAACACACAAGGTAAGGTATAATAAAAGCACCACCTCCGTTTTGCACTGCCTGTACAGGGAATCTTAAAAAGTTACCTAATCCAACCGCATTACCTGCCATTGCCAGAATTAAGCCTACCCGTGAGCCCCACGATTCTGCTTTCGCTGCCATAAAGGATATTTGTTTTTTGGTTTATAATGGCTTCAAAGATAGAAAAACAAATAGAAAAGTAAAGAAAACGTAAATTAAATTAAAAATCCGTAAAGGCTTTTAACATAAGTGTTTCACTTTTATTAAATGCAAAGAAATGTGTACAAAAGATTCTTAATTACTAGTTGATTTATCAGTATACTTAATTTTTAATTGATAATGGCTGGTTATTGTAAATATTGTCTAATAATTAAGGCTTAAAATTAAATTTTTCCGATATTTGTCTAATGAATTCAGCTTGGACAGATTTATTAAGTCACCTTAAATTCCTCATCAAGAGGAATCCGGAATGATCCATATTAATGGTGTACCCGTTTAATATGTTTAATTAATAAATTTCAATTATGCCTATATATCATAAATTAGGGGATTTTCCTCAAAAACGACATGTGCAGTTTGAGAAACCAAACGGAGGGTTCTACTATGAGCAGCTTTTCGGGACAGAAGGTTTTCACGGGCATGCTTCGTTACTGTATCATGTACACAGGCCTACTCAGGTAAAAGAGGTTTTAAGGTCTTATTCAGTTGAACCCGAAATTGCTATAGATAAGAATATAAAATCACTTTTATTAAAAGGATTTGAGCTGCAGCCTAAAGATGACTTTCTTGAAAGCCGTACCGATATGCTCGTAAACAACGAATGTATAATAGGTCTTGCCGCTCCAAGAAAATCGCTTCGCGAATACTTTTATAAAAATGCTGATGCCGATGAGATGCTATTTATTCACAAGGGTAAAGGTAAGCTTCGCACTTTTATGGGTAACATTCCTTTTGAATATGGAGATTACCTTATTATACCTCGCGGTATGATTTATCAGATAGATTTTGAAACCAGCGATAACCGCCTGTTTTATGTAGAATCTACCAGTCCTTTCTATACACCTAAGCGTTACAAAAATGCAAGCGGACAGCATTTAGAGCATTCTCCGTTCTGTGAGAGGGATTTTAAATTGCCCGAAGAGCTTGAAACATATGATGAAAAAGGGGATTTCCTTATCAAGATAAAAAAAGAAGGAATGATGCATGAGGTTGTTTATGCAACACATCCTTTTGATGTTGTGGGTTGGGATGGTTATAACTTCCCTTACGGCTTTAGTATTCATAACTTTGAGCCTATTACCGGCAGGGTTCACTTACCGCCGCCAATTCACCAAACGTTTGAAACTACCGGATTTGTGGTTTGTTCATTCTGCCCAAGGCTTTATGACTACCACCCTAAATCTATACCGGCGCCATACAATCACAGTAATATAGACAGTGATGAGGTGCTTTATTATGTAGACGGTGACTTTATGAGCCGTAACAATATAGAGCAGGGTCATATTACACTTCACCCTAAAGGTATCCCTCACGGGCCTGCACCGGGAGCTATGGAGCGTAGTATAGGTCAAACCGAAACTCAGGAGCTTGCGGTAATGGTAGATACTTTCCGTCCGCTTAAAGTTACTAAAGCTGCCATGGGTATTGACGATGGTAAGTACTACAAATCGTGGGTAGAATAATTTTTAAAAACTAACAGACAAAACAAAAACATCTCCTTTTAGGGGAGCTTAAAATACTTTTAGACTATGAGCAAAGAAGTAAAAAGCGTAGAATACGGCTTAGAGAAAATATTTGAAGGGGCACAGGATTTCCTACCTCTTTTAGGTACAGATTATATTGAATTTTATGTGGGTAACGCTAAACAGGCGGCTCATTATTATAAAACAGCATTCGGATTCCAGTCTCATGCTTATGCAGGACTTGAAACTGGGATGAAAGACAGGGCATCTTATGTGCTTAAGCAGGATAAAATCCGTTTAGTATTAACTACTCCTTTAACAGCAGATTCTCCACTTAACGATCATATCGTTAAACATGGTGACGGTGTTAAAATTGTAGCGCTTTGGGTAGAGGATGCAAGAAAATCATTTGAGGAAACTACTAAGAGAGGTGCTAAAGTATACATGGAGCCAACTGTTGAAACAGATGAGTTTGGTGAAGTGGTACGTGCAGGTATCTATACTTATGGGGAAACGGTACACATGTTTGTAGAGCGTAAAAACTACAAAGGTGCTTTCCTTCCGGGATATAAAGAATGGAAATCTGATTATAACCCTGAGTCAACAGGTCTTAAATATGTAGACCACATGGTAGGTAACGTGGGTTGGAATGAAATGAATACATGGGTTAAATGGTATGAGGATGTAATGGGATTTGTTAACTTCCTTTCGTTTGACGACAAACAAATACATACTGAGTACTCTGCGCTTATGAGTAAAGTAATGAGTAACGGTAACGGTAGGATTAAGTTCCCTATCAACGAGCCTGCTGAAGGAGCAAAGAGATCTCAGATTGAAGAGTATCTTGATTTCTATGGTGGTCCCGGTGTACAGCACATTGCTATCGCAACAGATGATATCATTAAAACAGTAAGTGCTCTTAAAGCAAGAGGGGTTGAATTTCTTTCTGCACCGCCACATGCTTATTATGAGGAAGTGCCAAACCGTCTTGGTGATCACATGAGTATAATGAAAGAGGATATTAGCGTTTTAGAGAGCCTTGGTATCATGGTTGATGCCGATGAGGAAGGTTATTTATTACAGATTTTCACTAAGCCGGTTGAAGACCGCCCAACACTTTTCTACGAAATAATTCAAAGAATGGGTGCAAGAGGCTTTGGTGCAGGTAACTTTAAAGCTCTGTTTGAGTCAATTGAGAGAGAACAGGCATTGAGAGGAACGCTATAAAACTGCATTAAAATTTAACTATTGATAATTTTAGACTATCAAAAGGCTATTTTTTTGAGGAATATGTGTTAAAGTAAAAATTTAACAAATAATTTTTCAATAAAAGTGAATACATTTGCACTCGCAAAAAAGGAGGTATAGTTAACTCACTTTTTGTAAAGTAATTTTTCATAATTTATAGTTTTTTGGTTGGTTAATAGCATAAAAACCCGGTCATTAATTTTGACTGGGTTTTTTTGTTTATTATTTTTGGAACGAATATTGCAAAAATACAGTTGTAAAAACACCAAAATTTAGAAAATTGCTATGAAAAAGTTAATGACAGTTCTTTTGTTCTTTACAATCTGTAATGTCTTTTCCCAAAGTGCCTTTTCTACGGGCGAGTATTTTAAGTTCCGTATTCACTACGGAATTGTAAATGCCGGCTATGCCACTCTTGAGGTAAAGGATGCGGTTAAGAACAACAAGAAAGTGCACCATGTTGTGGGCAAGGGTTATACCACGGGTATGACAAAATTCTTTTTTAAGGTAGAGGACAACTACCAAAGTTATTTTGATAAAGAAACCGGCAGGCCTTATCAGTTTGTAAGAAAAATAGATGAGGGTGGTTATACTAAAAATCAGGAAGGCTTTTTTAATCAGGGTAACAATACCGTTACGGTAAACGATTACAAGAACGATACTAAAAAAACATTTACAGTTCCTAATAATGTACAGGACATCGTGTCAGTATTTTATTATTTAAGGAATCATCCTGACGTGAGTGATCTTAAGACGGGAGAGTCTATTGCTGTAGATATGTTTTTTGATGATGAGGTGACGAAGTTTAAGTTAAAATTCCTTGGGCGAGAGGATTTAAAGACTAAATTTGGGACCGTTTCTGCAATGATATTCAGACCCTATGTTCAGGCAGGTCGTGTATTTAAGGAGGAGGAGAGTTTAACTGTCTGGATTTCAGACGATGAAAACAGAATTCCTTTACGAATTAAGGCCGAACTGGCGGTGGGTTCCCTAAAGGCAGATTTAGATGAATATAAAGGGCTTAGCCACTCTTTTAAAATAAAATCGAAGTAAAACAAAATGGATATTACACCCGCAATAAAGCAACAGCTTGACGAACTTGATGAAAAATTTAAGGCCTTAAACCAAAAGACCGAAACCCATTTGGAGGGACTTCGTTGGGCCAAGCCAATTACCTATTGGGATTACATTCAAACCGATGCATTATTAAACCTGCAAATCCAAAGGACTACGCTTCCGGATGAGATGGTTTTTATTATGTATCATCAGGTAAACGAGCTGCTGTTTAAAATGATATTGTGGGAAGTGGAACAGCTTTGCCATACCGAAAAACCGGAAACAGCTTACTTTACAGAGAAGCTTATGCGCATAAGCCGTTACTTTGATATGCTAACCACTTCGTTTACCATTATGGGAGACGGTATGGAGGTAGATCAGTACATGAAGTTCAGGAATACCCTAACTCCTGCAAGTGGTTTCCAGAGCGCTCAATACCGCTTAATTGAATTTGCTTCTACAGATCTTATAAACCTTATAGATTACAGATACAGGGCTACTATAGACAGGAATACTCCGTATGAACATGCATTGGAGCACCTGTACTGGCAGGCAGCCGGTAAAGATTATAAAACCGGAGAGAAGTCATACCTGTTAAGCGAATTTGAGAAAAAATACAAAGGCGAGTTCCTTCACTTTATGGAAGAGTACAATACCATAAACATCTGGAGGAAATTTAAGCAGCTGCCGGATGAAGCACAAAATGATGCTACACTGGTTAAGGCAATGCGCCATTATGATTATACGGTAAACGTAACCTGGGTTATGGGGCATTACAACACTGCAAAAAAATACATTGAGAGTGTTGCCGGGCCTCAGGAAGCCACAGGAGGAAGCGACTGGAAAAAGTATATGCATCCTAAATACCAGAGAAGGATATTTTTCCCTGAACTATGGAGTGAGGAGGAATTGAAGCACTGGGGAGAAAACGTATAATAACCGTATAAAACATCAAAATTGAGATATCTTACTTTCATATTATTATTAACTACTTTAATTGCGTGTAACAACAAAAAGGAAGAGGAAAAGATACCAGAACCTGTAGCAAAGAAAGAGGTTAAAATAATAAAAGAGTTTGGCTTTGCGGTAGACAGCTTTCAGGTAGTGCACGACACTATAAGGAGTGGTGATACCTTTGGGGCATTACTTGCAAAACAGAATTTTGATGCAGCTGCCATACACAATATAACCGAAAAAATAAGGGATACCTTTAACCTAAGGGATATACGTGTAGGTAAGCCCTATACACTTTTTAAAGATAAAAACGCACCGAATGACTTAATGGTGTTTGTTTATGAACCTGATAAGTTGAGTTATTATGTAGTTGACTTAAGGGATTCTGTTGTAGTACATAAAAAGAAACGCCCTGTAACGGTTAAACGCAGGATTATAGCGGGAGAAATTGAAGGTTCGCTTGCAGGTACTTTAGATAAAGAAGGGGTAGGGCCGGCAGTGGCTCAGGAACTTTCGGAGATTT
Proteins encoded:
- a CDS encoding patatin-like phospholipase family protein, with the translated sequence MKRPLLLLLCLLSVHVIMAQEEDTLQPKKPKIGVVLSGGGAKGLAHIGALKVLEEAGVEISYIGGTSMGAIIGGLYASGYSAKQLDSIFQNVDSDALLRDFTPRGSKNFFEKRNDEIYALTLPFKNFKLGFPTAVSKGLYNYAIINRLTNHVRHIRDFNNLPIPFVCIATNIETGEEVVLHEGVLPDAILASGAFPSLYYPVEIDGKLLIDGGVSNNYPVEEVKKMGADIIIGIDVQDGLKSRDEIKGATGILVQINNYQMIEKMVKKRKETDVYIKPDISGYSVISFDQGREIIDEGEKAAVKMWDTIRKYGSGRPIVKEKPKTEDTLNIEYIKVNSLKYYNKSYVVGKLRIKAGSKVTYKKLDEGISSLNATQNFNAISYCFDKGPNGEDVLNMHLEENPINRYLKFGLHYDGLYKSAVLVNLTQKKLLFQNDVASLDVILGDHFRYNFDYYLDNGFHISYGFHSRYSNFNRNISAEYNEGEFLRAFGVNALNLDFTDFTNRAYLQTIFTQKFLIGGGAELKHLKIQSETVNSADHIFDDSDYFSLYGYLKYDSYDNKYFPKKGWYFSGEAKTFLFSSDYNEIFGRFSIFKADMGIVKEVLPKLSIELRTEGGFTVTSDATVPFFEFILGGYGYYMTNNFRHFFGYDFLSLSGDSYIKGTAIMDYEIFRKNHINFTANYANIGHRIYDEGNIFSVPQYSGYAFGYGMETIIGPIEIKHSWSPDTRNHYTWFSVGFWF
- a CDS encoding sodium-dependent transporter, yielding MAAKAESWGSRVGLILAMAGNAVGLGNFLRFPVQAVQNGGGAFIIPYLVCFVVMGIPLLFIEWSTGRFGGRFGNHSTPYILDTMAKGRIWKYIGVFGIFTNIAVASYYCYIESWTMSYVYHSVSGTFNGMNQSDVAGFFDTYTTIAKSTTGIPFEAVVFYIICLLLNTYILSKGLGGIEKVAKIGMPLLILFGVVLAIKGLTLGTDGASALFPNANAWDGLNFLWTPQFDSLWNPKVWLAAAGQIFFTLSVGMGTVHCYAAYIKSKDDIALNAVSAGFMNEFVEVVLGSSIVIPIAAGYLGLDWVLQNAGFGMAFQTMPYLFQQWGDVLAIFAGIFWFGLLFFAGITSSLAMGTPWIGFMRDEFGWKNKKGAWSFGLIALIMGLPTVIFFKEGVFDEYDYWAGTVSLVVFAFLETVLFAWIFGIKRGWEEINLGADIKVPVIFKYIILVVTPGLLGWVLIASIPDIVNKATDADTNNKEWFADAYYAESYGSTAEFGVVDSVAPNFVKIAFDNERKVFNKAQSSLTTVKYTDFKTYSFKGDQHTVVNKGDVVKPKDKIAEGKFTNNVMYKTLGRLLLITLFIFICVVVYRAYLKRVKEGRATV
- the hppD gene encoding 4-hydroxyphenylpyruvate dioxygenase, with product MSKEVKSVEYGLEKIFEGAQDFLPLLGTDYIEFYVGNAKQAAHYYKTAFGFQSHAYAGLETGMKDRASYVLKQDKIRLVLTTPLTADSPLNDHIVKHGDGVKIVALWVEDARKSFEETTKRGAKVYMEPTVETDEFGEVVRAGIYTYGETVHMFVERKNYKGAFLPGYKEWKSDYNPESTGLKYVDHMVGNVGWNEMNTWVKWYEDVMGFVNFLSFDDKQIHTEYSALMSKVMSNGNGRIKFPINEPAEGAKRSQIEEYLDFYGGPGVQHIAIATDDIIKTVSALKARGVEFLSAPPHAYYEEVPNRLGDHMSIMKEDISVLESLGIMVDADEEGYLLQIFTKPVEDRPTLFYEIIQRMGARGFGAGNFKALFESIEREQALRGTL
- a CDS encoding tryptophan 2,3-dioxygenase family protein, translated to MDITPAIKQQLDELDEKFKALNQKTETHLEGLRWAKPITYWDYIQTDALLNLQIQRTTLPDEMVFIMYHQVNELLFKMILWEVEQLCHTEKPETAYFTEKLMRISRYFDMLTTSFTIMGDGMEVDQYMKFRNTLTPASGFQSAQYRLIEFASTDLINLIDYRYRATIDRNTPYEHALEHLYWQAAGKDYKTGEKSYLLSEFEKKYKGEFLHFMEEYNTINIWRKFKQLPDEAQNDATLVKAMRHYDYTVNVTWVMGHYNTAKKYIESVAGPQEATGGSDWKKYMHPKYQRRIFFPELWSEEELKHWGENV
- a CDS encoding DUF3108 domain-containing protein → MKKLMTVLLFFTICNVFSQSAFSTGEYFKFRIHYGIVNAGYATLEVKDAVKNNKKVHHVVGKGYTTGMTKFFFKVEDNYQSYFDKETGRPYQFVRKIDEGGYTKNQEGFFNQGNNTVTVNDYKNDTKKTFTVPNNVQDIVSVFYYLRNHPDVSDLKTGESIAVDMFFDDEVTKFKLKFLGREDLKTKFGTVSAMIFRPYVQAGRVFKEEESLTVWISDDENRIPLRIKAELAVGSLKADLDEYKGLSHSFKIKSK
- the uvrC gene encoding excinuclease ABC subunit UvrC; its protein translation is MQTPLELQIQTLPDSPGVYQYYDKEGKLLYVGKAKNLKKRVSSYFNKVHEVGKTRVMVKKIVTIKHIVVPTENDALLLENNLIKKHQPRYNVMLRDDKTYPWLCIKNEPFSRIFSTRKMIKDGSEYFGPYTSFKTVHTLLDLIKELYPLRTCNYDLSAANIKSGKFKVCLEYHIGNCKGPCEGYQSLEEYQSNVNAVREILKGNFKESLKDFKKLMHELAADMQFEEAQKIKDKIDVLENYQSRSTVFNPKISNVDVFTIVSDETMAYVNFIQVSHGAIIRSHTMDIKKKLDESDEELLELAVVELRERFGLRSREILLPFELDLGDNVKVTVPKLGDKKQILDLSERNARFYRMDQLKQIKIVDPDRHTNRIMAQMKKGLRLPEEPRHIECFDNSNIQGTNPVSACVVFKDGKPSKKDYRHFNIKTVEGPNDFASMEEVVYRRYKRLMDENEPLPQLIIIDGGKGQLSSALKSLDALGLRGKITILGIAKRLEEIFYPGDSVPLYLDKKSETLKIIQHLRNEAHRFGINFHRDKRSKGALQTSMESIPGIGEKTMVTLLKEFKSVKRLTAASEEDIAKVVGPSKAKKITEFYKNK
- a CDS encoding homogentisate 1,2-dioxygenase yields the protein MPIYHKLGDFPQKRHVQFEKPNGGFYYEQLFGTEGFHGHASLLYHVHRPTQVKEVLRSYSVEPEIAIDKNIKSLLLKGFELQPKDDFLESRTDMLVNNECIIGLAAPRKSLREYFYKNADADEMLFIHKGKGKLRTFMGNIPFEYGDYLIIPRGMIYQIDFETSDNRLFYVESTSPFYTPKRYKNASGQHLEHSPFCERDFKLPEELETYDEKGDFLIKIKKEGMMHEVVYATHPFDVVGWDGYNFPYGFSIHNFEPITGRVHLPPPIHQTFETTGFVVCSFCPRLYDYHPKSIPAPYNHSNIDSDEVLYYVDGDFMSRNNIEQGHITLHPKGIPHGPAPGAMERSIGQTETQELAVMVDTFRPLKVTKAAMGIDDGKYYKSWVE